ATTCTCCTTTTAATTTCATCCAACAGATTCTCTTACAAACAAAAATCCCCGAAATCTAATGTTTCGGAGATTTTTGTTTTGAACTTTATTTTGAAGCCATCATATCATTGGCCAAATCTAATGTTTGTAAAATGATATTTTTATCGTTTTGCAAAGAATTTAATTTCAGAACAAACTTGAATTTATTATCAATCAGCTTTTTAGGCGATTCCATGGTAAAATCTGAAAACTGTGATGCGAATCTATTCATTTTATTTAATTCATCGTCTTTTGCATTTTTTCCGAAAGCTTTAATAGTCTGTGAAATATTCATTTTTCCGAAAATAGCATTCTTGCTTAAATCTTTCTTTGTTTCTTTCACAAAAGAACCATTTCCTTTGCTAAAATAATCCAATGTATTGCTTACCGCAACAACGTCTTTGTCTTTCAGAATATAAATATCTCCGTATTCCTTAGTGCCTAAAATCTGGTAATAATTTCCGTTTTGAATCAATAGTTTTTTGCGAACGCCTAATTGTAATAATTTATCTCCAAAAGTCGGATGCGTTGATGTAAAAACTACCGAAAATAACGGAATTGTTTTCTTCACTTTCTCTTCCGTAATTTTTTCCTCGTAATTCTCATCATAATCATATTTTTTGGTCATTACCTCCACTTCTTTCACATCATATAAAAAAGCGCTTAAATCACCATCAAAAAGCTTCGCTGTGGCTTCTTCATCAACTATGGTAGAAATTAAATCTGTAATGATTGCAATATCTTCTTTAGTAAACTTTGGATTCTGAAACATATCAGTCATTAAAGACGGAAACTTTTCGAGAGCTGCTTTGGTGTTAATATGATAAGACATATATCCCAAAGGTTTTTCAGCAGGAAAATAATTAAAGATGTTTTTGTTGATTTTTCGATCTCCAATTTTGCTTACTGCCTCAGCAATTTCTTTAGAATATTCTATAATCTCTTCGATTCTCGCATTATCATTATCAAAATAGAAATCAAGGTTTATTCCTTTTACAAAATTCCCGAAGCTCTTCTGCATTGGCAGATATTTATCATAACCTCCAAAAAGTCTCATCGGATAACTATACGCAGAATATAAAGTCGAAATCATACCGCCGTAATCTACCCAAGAAGAAATATCAGCTCCAATAGTAATCTTAGAAGAAGTTGGCGCCGTAAAACCATTTTCGAACAGACGTTTTATAATTTCACTTTGGTTTTCTGCCAATTTTCGATCAAATTCTGCTTGTTCTGCTGAGTATGCTTCATAAGGATTTTCGTCGTATTGGTCGTCATCCAAAATAATATCTGAAGCTTTTGGCTCAACATCAGATACAGCCGGCGCTTCTACAATGGTATCATTTCCATAATAATCTGTTACAGCAACAGAATCGATTGCCACAGCCGAAGTGTCGTTATAAAATTTAGTCGGAAGCCTTTTTGTTAGTTCAAAAATTACCAGAAAATCATCATTCCATGCCAATGACTTTTTAGCTCCTTTTGATGTAAAAACAGCATATTTCCCAAAATCCTGAATAGCATTGTTCTCGGCTTTTAAATTCTCAACTAAATACTGCTTTACAGCTTCTTTGTTTTTTATCGGAATCGTAACTTGATAATAGGGAACGCTGTCTAGAAAACTTCCATGGATGGTAATCTTCTGATCCAATTTGATGATTGAAGTATATTTTCGAAGATCAAAATCAGGTTTTTTACTAGTGAATTTTGTAATAATGGGATGATTCAGCACTTGATTAACATCTACTTTCTTCGAAAGCTGATTTCCGTTAAACTGTACAAAGTAATCGTATTTGTCCAAATTGGCTTGACCAAAAGTCAGCATTGAGGCGAATAATAAAAATAAGGAATAAAGCTGCTTCATAAATTAAGGCGTTAATTGTATTGTATTGTTCATTAAGGTCGATTTCTTGAAAACGCTGTACATACTTTGTTTCAGGAAAACTGTTTTTTTGTTTTTAGAAATTTTACTGTTCACATTTTCAGCAGTTAAAACATCTCTATCAAAAGTGTAAATAGAAGTAATACTGGCTTCTTCCAGATCTTTCTTTTTCTTTGGATCGTTTACTACTTTTTCTGGAATTGGATAAGAGGCAATTCTTTCGAAAGTTTTACCGCTTCCGCTAAAGTGAATCTGATCGCGCTGATTGTTTATCGTATTGACAACGGCATTTAATGCTTTCAAATTGGCATAATTGAGTTTGATAATGAAAACATAATTGCTGAAATCAGTTTTGGTCGAGACATTTGAAATTCCGTCAATCTTCAAAGCTTTATTTTTAAAGTCTTCCAGTTTTTGGGTAATTTCCTGTTCATTCGGAATTTTGACGCCATCTACTTCTTCCAGAAAAATAGCCGATTTGGTTTTAAACCAAGATTTTGAAAAGTCGATCATTAACGTATATTCGCCACTTTGATCGTCGTGATGTTTGATTCTTTCTGTAATCTCAAAACAGCTTGTTAAGAGAAGACAGCAAAATAAAGCGAGAATTTTCTTCATCTTACAAATTTAGATGGAATTTTTAAGAAATCATACTTTCCCCAAAAACAATAAAAAAGAACAAACTTTTAGATAATATTAACGGATTCTACAGCTAGCTAAACACCTTATTCTGTTGATTTTTATTTAACTTTGCGCCACTTATTAAAAAGTAAAAAAAAACAAATACAACTTCATTTTTAGAGATAAAGATTAATCAATCAGAAATCTAAAATTTAAAATCTAAAATTATATGTTCCCATTACAAAGAGGCAGAAGATTAAGAGTAAATGAATCGATTCGTTCTTTAGTACGCGAAACCAGTTTAAGTCCATCGGATTTTATGTTTCCAATGTTTATTGCTGAAGGAGAAAATGTAAAAGTAGAAATTCCATCAATGCCGGGAATTTTCAGAAGATCTATAGATTTAACAGTTGAAGAAGTAAAAGAACTTTATGATTTAGGAATTCGTGCTGTAAATATTTATGTAAAAGTCAGTGAAAACCTAAAAGACAATACTGGTAAAGAGGCTTGGAATTCTAACGGATTAATGCAGCAAGCTATTCGCGCCATAAAAGCCGCTTGTCCAGAAATGATTGTTATGCCAGATGTGGCTTTAGATCCTTATTCTATTTACGGTCATGACGGAATTATAACAAATGGCGATGTAGAAAACGACAGCACGGTTGATGCTTTAGTAAAAATGGCCGTTTCTCACGCAGAAGCTGGTGCTGATTTTGTTGCGCCAAGCGATATGATGGACGGACGCGTTTTGCGCCTGCGCGAAGGTTTAGATGCTGCCGGATTTCAGAATGTTGGAATTATGAGCTATTCTGCTAAATATGCCTCTGCTTTTTATGGCCCATTTAGAGATGCTTTAGATTCTGCTCCAAAAGAAGCTGATGTTGTGGTTCCAAAAGATAAAAAAACATACCAAATGGATTATGCCAACCGCATCGAAGCAATCAAAGAAGCTTTGTCAGATGTAGAAGAAGGTGCAGATATGGTTATGGTAAAACCAGGAATCGCTTATTTGGATATTGTTCGAGAAATAAAAAATACAGTACACGTTCCTGTAACCGTATATCAGGTTTCTGGAGAATATGCTATGATTAAAGCGGCATCTGAAAGAGGATGGCTTGATCACGATAAAATTATGATGGAACAATTAATGTGCATCAAACGTTCTGGTGCCAATCTTATTTCAACATATTTTGCAAAAGAAGCGGCAATTTTATTAAACAAATAAAATGAAAAAGATTTTATTCTTATCTGCTGTTTTGGCTTTTGCTTCTTGTAAAAAAGAAGGTTCTGAAAGTAAAGAACAAACAACAGAAACGTATTCTGAAAGAGAGTCAGCGAAAGCGTCAACACCAGAAGCTTTAGGAAAAGAAATTTTTGAAGGAAGAGGAAATTGTACCGCATGTCATCAACCGGATCAAAAAGTAATTGGGCCAAGCATTCAAGAAATCGCTAAGATTTATAAAGACAAAAAAGGCGATATGACCACATTCTTAAAAGGAAACGCTGATCCAATTGTAGATCCAAGTCAGTTTTCGGTAATGCAGACCAATTTTGCCATTACAAAAGAAATGTCTGATGAAGAGTTAAAAGCAATTGAAACGTACATCTACAGTCATTTAAAATAATTACATGTTCCGTAGGAACATCTCATTGGTAGAAAAATTATGTTGTAATCATTATTTCACGTTCCGTAGGAACGTTTGATTGGCATCATTTTTTAACAATCCAAAATATAAAACGCTCCTACGGAACGTGAAAAAACGGGGTGGATAATATTGTTTTTCTACCGATGAGACATTCCTACGGAATGACAACAGATATGAAGTTTTGGACACAATAATATAGCAAAAGGGCTGTCTCGAAAATCGATACAGCCCTTTTTATATCATTAAAATACTATTTACCAGATTTTAACTCGTTTTTCCGGTTCCAAATACATTGGATCTCCTTTTTTGATTCCAAAAGCATCATAAAAAGAATCTAGATTTTTAATTGGCACAACCGCTCTGTACATTCCCGGAGAATGCGGATCTGTTTTAACTTGGCTTTTAATCGCTTCGTCACGAGATTTTGTTCTCCAAACTGTAGCCCAAGAAATAAAGAAACGCTGTTCTGGTGTAAATCCGTCGATTAAACCTGGATTACCGTGTTTTTTCAAGTACAATTGCAATCCATCATAAGCAGCGTTAGTTCCACCTAAATCTCCGATATTTTCACCTAAAGTAAATTTACCATCAACAAAAATTCCAGGAAGTGGCTCTAATGCACTGTACTGTGCTGCCAATTCACCGCCAAGAGCTGTAAACTGTTTTAAGTCTTCTGGAGTCCACCAGTCTACTAAGTTTCCGTCAGCATTGTAACGAGCTCCCGAATCATCAAATCCATGAGAGATTTCGTGACCGATTACGGCACCAATTCCACCATAATTTACTGCTTCATCCGCTTGATAATTGTAGAAAGGAGGCTGTAAGATCGCAGCTGGGAATACAATTTCGTTATAAGAAGGATTAAAATAAGCATTAACAGTCTGTGGCGACATTCCCCACTCTGTTTTATCAACTGGTTTACCTAATTTTGCTAAGTTTTCAGCATAAGCCCATTTTGCTAAGTTTTTCATATTATCAAAATAAGTACCGCCTTCGTTAACATTTTTAAGTTCTAGTTTTGAATAATCTTTCCATTTATCTGGATATCCAATCTTAACCGTCAATTTGTTTAATTTCTCAATAGCTTTTACTTTAGTCTCTTTTGACATCCAAGGCAATGCATTGATTCTATTTTCGTAAGCCTGCATTACATTAGCAATCATGTCTTTTGCTTTTGCTTTTGCTTCAGCAGGAAATAATTTTTCAACGTATAATTTACCTAAAGCTTCTCCAGTTGCTCCGTTGATTACTTGCAACGCAACTTCTTCACGCGGACGCTGTTTTAAAGCTCCTGTTAATGTTTTTCCGTAGAAATCAAAATTCGCATTTTCTATTTCTGTAGTTAAAGTTGATGCAGATCTGTTTAATAGCGACCATTTCAAGTACTCTTTCCAAGCTTCTACTTTCTTTTCTGTAAACGTTTTTTCTAGAGCAATCATGTAACGAGGCTGTGCCACATTTACGGTGTCTAATTTTGCCATTCCGATTCCTGTGAAATATTTCTCCCATTGAATAGATGGCGTATTCTTTTTCAAATCAGCAACAGCGGTTGGGTTATATTGTTTTCTTCTGTCTCTTCTCTCCACACGATCCAGTCTTGGAGCAGACATTTCAACTTCTAAAGCCAAAATTTGTTTGGCACTTTCCTTTGCTTTTGCTGGAGATTCTCCAATGTATTGCAACATTCTTGCAACGTGAACTTCATATTTTTCACGTTTTTCTTTAGAATCTTTATCATCAGAGTTATAGTAATCTTTATCAGATAATCCTAAATTACCAGGTCCTAATGTCACCGAATTTTTATTACTGTTTTTTGCATCAGCTCCCACATAGACTCCAAAGAAACCAGATCCGCCTGCAAGCTGCATTTCCGTAATATAATTTTGAAGATCTGCAACATTTTTAATAGCATCAATTTTTTTCAAATAAGGCTGCAACGGTGTAATTCCTCTTTTATTCCTTCCAACAGTATCCAAAATAGTATTGAACAAAGCAATTGCTTTACCTTGATCCGTATTGGATTTGTACTTTGGATCTTTTGAAGCTGCTTTTAAAATAGCCAGAGCATCGTTATCAGTCTTTTGACGAAGTTCATTAAAACTTCCCCAAGAATTACGGTCACTTGGAATTTCCGTTTTATCTAACCAAGCACCATTTACATAACGGAAAAAATCTTGGCTTGCACTCACTTTTGGATCCATATTGGAAACATTAATTCCTGGTTCCTTTGGCTTTGCGTTTTGTGCCTGTACTGCTGTTATGGACAACATTGCAGAAACTACACAAAACATAGGTTTAGAAAGCTTTTTTATCATTTTTGTTTAGTTTTTTTGTGTATTTACAAACATATTGTTATTATTTTTAATTCTATGTTAAAATTTTCGAATAATTAATCAAAGAATAAATCTTTCTATGAGAATTTTTCAACTGACTAAAAAAAAGCGGCGCTGAATCAGCGCCGCTTTTAGTATTTATAATCTTAATTACCAGATTTTAACTCGTTTTTCTGGCTCCACATACATTTTATCTCCTTTTTTAATATCGAAAGCTTTGTAGAAAGCATCCACATTTTGAATTGGCACATATGCTCTGTACATTCCTGGAGAGTGCGGATCTGTTTTCACTTGATTTTTGATTGCTTCGTCTCTAGATTTTGTTCTCCAAACAGTAGCCCAAGAAATAAAGAAACGTTGCTCTGGTGTAAATACGTCAATTAAACCTGGATTTCCATTTTCTTTCAAATACAATTGAAGACCATCATAAGCTGCGTTGATTCCGCCTAAATCTCCAATGTTTTCACCTAAAGTAAAATGACCATCAACATGAACCCCCGGAAGCGGCTCAAGAGCACTGTATTGGTTTGCCAAAGCTGTTCCTAAAGCTGTAAATTGTTTTAAATCATTTTCTGTCCACCAATCTACTAAGTTTCCTTCTGCATTGTAACGTGCTCCAGAATCATCAAATCCATGAGAAATCTCGTGTCCAATTACAGCACCAATTCCACCATAATTAACAGCTTCGTCCGCTTGGTAATTGTAGAAAGGCGGCTGTAAAATTGCTGCTGGGAATACTATCTCATTATAAGACGGATTGTAATAAGCGTTTACGGTTTGAGGAGACATTCCCCATTCTGTTTTATCAACTGGTTTCCCCAATTTATCGATACTCTTTTGGAAACCCCATTTTGATAAATTCTTCATATTATCAAAATAAGTTCCACCTTCAGCAATACTTTTAATGGTTAAAGCAGAATAATCTTTCCATTTATCTGGATATCCGATTTTGATTGTGATTTTGTTTAATTTTTCAATTGCTTTCACTTTTGTTTCAGGAGACATCCAAGTCAAGGCATTGATTCTGTTTTTATAAGCTAAAATCACATTTTGGATCATTTTGTACGCTTTCTCTTTTGCTTCAGCAGGAAATAATTTTTCTACATAAAGTTTTCCAAGCGCTTCACC
This portion of the Flavobacterium panacagri genome encodes:
- a CDS encoding c-type cytochrome, which gives rise to MKKILFLSAVLAFASCKKEGSESKEQTTETYSERESAKASTPEALGKEIFEGRGNCTACHQPDQKVIGPSIQEIAKIYKDKKGDMTTFLKGNADPIVDPSQFSVMQTNFAITKEMSDEELKAIETYIYSHLK
- a CDS encoding M13 family metallopeptidase, which encodes MIKKLSKPMFCVVSAMLSITAVQAQNAKPKEPGINVSNMDPKVSASQDFFRYVNGAWLDKTEIPSDRNSWGSFNELRQKTDNDALAILKAASKDPKYKSNTDQGKAIALFNTILDTVGRNKRGITPLQPYLKKIDAIKNVADLQNYITEMQLAGGSGFFGVYVGADAKNSNKNSVTLGPGNLGLSDKDYYNSDDKDSKEKREKYEVHVARMLQYIGESPAKAKESAKQILALEVEMSAPRLDRVERRDRRKQYNPTAVADLKKNTPSIQWEKYFTGIGMAKLDTVNVAQPRYMIALEKTFTEKKVEAWKEYLKWSLLNRSASTLTTEIENANFDFYGKTLTGALKQRPREEVALQVINGATGEALGKLYVEKLFPAEAKAKAKDMIANVMQAYENRINALPWMSKETKVKAIEKLNKLTVKIGYPDKWKDYSKLELKNVNEGGTYFDNMKNLAKWAYAENLAKLGKPVDKTEWGMSPQTVNAYFNPSYNEIVFPAAILQPPFYNYQADEAVNYGGIGAVIGHEISHGFDDSGARYNADGNLVDWWTPEDLKQFTALGGELAAQYSALEPLPGIFVDGKFTLGENIGDLGGTNAAYDGLQLYLKKHGNPGLIDGFTPEQRFFISWATVWRTKSRDEAIKSQVKTDPHSPGMYRAVVPIKNLDSFYDAFGIKKGDPMYLEPEKRVKIW
- the hemB gene encoding porphobilinogen synthase, producing MFPLQRGRRLRVNESIRSLVRETSLSPSDFMFPMFIAEGENVKVEIPSMPGIFRRSIDLTVEEVKELYDLGIRAVNIYVKVSENLKDNTGKEAWNSNGLMQQAIRAIKAACPEMIVMPDVALDPYSIYGHDGIITNGDVENDSTVDALVKMAVSHAEAGADFVAPSDMMDGRVLRLREGLDAAGFQNVGIMSYSAKYASAFYGPFRDALDSAPKEADVVVPKDKKTYQMDYANRIEAIKEALSDVEEGADMVMVKPGIAYLDIVREIKNTVHVPVTVYQVSGEYAMIKAASERGWLDHDKIMMEQLMCIKRSGANLISTYFAKEAAILLNK